A stretch of Monomorium pharaonis isolate MP-MQ-018 chromosome 7, ASM1337386v2, whole genome shotgun sequence DNA encodes these proteins:
- the LOC105830667 gene encoding protein outspread isoform X3 — MSGGGGGGGGGGGVRGTGAECRKFAPNIFNKSKCSSCFKQKEEHSAEALECNRATRKISKCGYLFVAPGWDFSNPLNRTKRWQRRWFVLYDDGELTYSVDEHPETVPQARIDMTRVLEVAAAEDVTGHPYSIAVTSPEGVTFVKGTCREETRWWTDVLQVYSRNKGRHKRNATFPGGQTTILQVTPTIRSNTPNPPRPRFNSCRSEPRSGGWIPETGGGTSDLCVFSSAPSLATGSQLTNGNTENVPGELKSSSSSSSSLSHLRALENGSAGNYLTAVTSSTSSLNGNVCSTVYSTSSTAATTTTTTTTTTTTTTAASSIVSLADKPPMIPINDGARATGYRDQPASSASPPTRDKLRAEDKARRRMNQQGERTVGIIGDTAGPASSEKLDDDACRRILLEHEREREGKLRDIAASLTQPRARRIKPRTSEPTRDVVDAVNAAHQDKLIRGDPDGCGLDISGIRYSPTSELRVDLPAEDLLNIKKGWLMKQGLNKEWNKHWFVLRGCGLMYYRDPCAEDKGIMDGVIDLNTVTAVTPLQVARNYGFQTVAWDDRGSTVLSAVTAGIRSSWMSAIRRAANLPDPESNVDSLAVCSDTQPETNPQSPTTSITDRERDSVVPSTSITPRSVLFSSDEEYRTASEGGRRESGDWSEMPVSPPLVRNGDWPMTLKGSGWSDSANHEWSELPPSPPLTRTALSRVKARSRSSSRSRVYKRSRSSPPSSRRSTLDSVRSEDLMMACCELGEDEEQNNGHLQSNSCLSSSNDSPLIVELLENQVSLLRDQLDQNQSHPSTLLVIVERQENEIESLKSQLNAARTDIANAEKELSRLRQQKAEASIREKQVEELLNTIQRTEQQRNKDLDDLEKMKKVYNREKEVLECKLLETEAILRETTERCEVLTNELTSSHRTVEHLQTETAALSDRLSQGIEENERLYNRVREFEEKNGLSASRERGRSFDSLSDLTNIELDLDLTALDKERVMEEYDELRSRFEKAIMEIRAMRKELREAHATQDDLELEIFAHKQDAINISETNQGQIQLMAARIQDLTNKLAASEKQIRTLKQKLTKAESRDKRRSLSLKGRESFQISQEVEDKLLDLENKICAIERGKSISAPVSVSNSSKESSPNPKKEKRRESKNLDRARLRRKSLDSATSSEPMKVLIRLSTLETKVANVAETMASDAEKDSSECSEISGSSEISLEVLARLKKLERVVSKSKRRLEKCLGSTQAEDKAEKCLREVNEILDSCLECKKNQASAQINESVGVVVSRLETILKDKLSELTKRRQLLAQEGRLDEREKMRLVAERIAFESVILRQIKCALNRTTDRSAVLSELVETSQLASSLKRKIHGTKPKTYQKTNYIQYLTKVLANKLVLIGHSSVPMETPKEISAARSESLNFLLQKQREINEIMRKYKDTKLRQLAESLAVETLSLSEQEDLASKQISGSNKKLLEDRRIREAWALAQETVSKELVQAEVSHVIMRYGQLYEQNVTSITDVCLSFDNAENVKLESWVDAAQARLRQEMEISIHELSEAYENCLCTMKKNKLTTFDSKLESRQLLTDYADIIAHKALIDSRIALLQETTRQSSTSTLSGETFVSSLIRNEEILSCLANDEGYDLQSNPILDAEYSYLYQRLTKECEDKISGRKESKEQLKNVSQSLFHLEENLAELSKCIRDKTGVKIDNMIWLKSTSSITDWSSVCEKCLHLREQIRKLSDYMNNMSCQTCNQLQETIQKITNEHKQELETLKRNQERDLMDVKGELDNQRQSLTTQYEQEAASLRERARKLEHRLNAIDSEHSAHVNELRAAYQRSISAELDTDAETRKRYKEEIKQLRALCEKGLLAMENSHRRIIAEMEEKHRQELENLRVEKEQALSEETQATLAALDAMRKAHEHEVQKEIAKFKQEFIKQMQAREDIGVLHKEHEEEMEEIKQEILSLSAKYSSKCVESAALEEKVGNLSKQLAQAQQHIMQLDARNKQLRAHLVLETNDSGINDTIQILRGRDNELAEPREEMHRLQQQFKS; from the exons GTAACACGCCAAATCCACCGCGACCGCGCTTCAATAGCTGCCGATCGGAGCCGCGCAGCGGCGGGTGGATTCCAGAAACCGGTGGCGGAACGTCGGACCTGTGCGTTTTCTCGTCCGCGCCGTCCTTGGCCACCGGCAGTCAACTGACGAACGGCAACACGGAGAACGTCCCCGGAGAGCTCaagagcagcagcagcagcagcagcagcctgTCGCATCTGCGAGCACTCGAGAACGGCTCCGCCGGAAATTATCTGACCGCGGTGACGTCGAGCACGTCGTCGTTGAACGGCAACGTCTGCAGCACGGTCTACTCGACTTCCTCGACGGcggcgacaacgacgacgacgacgacgacgacgacgacgacgacgacggcggcgagcAGCATTGTCTCGTTGGCCGATAAGCCACCGATGATCCCCATAAACGACGGCGCGAGAGCGACAGGCTATCGAGATCAACCTGCCAGCAGTGCGTCACCGCCGACCCGGGACAAGCTCCGCGCCGAGGACAAGGCCAGGCGCAGGATGAATCAGCAGGGCGAGCGAACCGTCGGCATCATCGGCGACACGGCCGGCCCAGCCTCCAGTGAGAAACTAG ACGACGACGCGTGCCGAAGGATACTTTTGGAACATGAgcgggagagagaggggaagCTACGAGACATAGCAGCTTCATTAACACAGCCACGAGCGAGAAGAATTAAGCCAAGAACCTCAGAGCCAACCAGAGACGTCGTGGATGCGGTCAATGCGGCTCATCAGGATAAACTT ATCAGAGGCGATCCCGACGGCTGCGGTCTAGATATTTCTGGCATCAGGTATTCGCCTACGTCCGAATTGAGAGTCGATCTGCCAGCGGAAGATTTGCTGAACATCAAGAAGGGCTGGCTGATGAAGCAAGGCTTGAATAAA GAATGGAACAAACACTGGTTTGTTCTGAGAGGCTGCGGTCTAATGTACTACAGGGATCCCTGTGCGGAGGACAAGGGCATCATGGATGGCGTTATAGACCTCAATACTGTCACCGCGGTCACGCCACTTCAGGTCGCAAGAAATTATGGATTCCAGACTGTC GCCTGGGACGACAGAGGTAGCACGGTGCTGTCCGCGGTGACAGCCGGCATTAGGTCCAGTTGGATGTCGGCCATCAGAAGAGCGGCCAATCTACCTGATCCTGAAAGTAATGTGGATTCTCTTGCCGTTTGCTCGGATACTCAGCCAGAGACGAATCCACAGTCTCCTACTAC ATCCATTACGGATCGTGAAAGAGATTCCGTCGTTCCGTCGACATCGATCACTCCCAGATCAGTTCTGTTCTCATCTGACGAAGAGTACAGGACTGCTTCCGAGGGTGGACGAAGAGAGTCCGGCGACTGGTCGGAGATGCCGGTGTCGCCTCCGCTAGTGAGGAATGGCGATTGGCCTATGACGCTGAAGGGTTCCGGCTGGTCGGATTCGGCGAACCACGAGTGGTCGGAGTTGCCACCGTCACCGCCATTAACAAGAACCGCGTTATCGAGGGTGAAAGCTCGATCAAGATCGAGTTCAAGATCAAGAGTCTACAAGAGAAGTCGGAGCTCGCCACCGAGCTCACGGAGGAGCACCTTGGATAGTGTAAGATCAGAGGATCTGATGATGGCTTGCTGCGAACTCGGTGAGGACGAGGAGCAGAACAACGGTCACCTGCAGAGCAATAGCTGCCTTTCGAGCAGTAATGACAGCCCTCTTATCGTTGAGCTTTTGGAGAATCAAGTGTCGCTGCTACGCGATCAGCTGGATCAGAATCAGTCTCATCCGAGTACGTTACTAGTCATTGTCGAGCGTCAGGAGAATGAAATCGAGAGCTTGAAGTCACAGCTGAATGCGGCGCGCACCGATATCGCAAACGCGGAGAAGGAGCTGTCCAGGCTCCGACAACAAAAAGCAGAGGCGTCCATTAGGGAGAAGCAAGTGGAGGAATTGTTGAATACGATTCAGAGAACAGAACAACAGAGGAACAAAGATTTGGATGATTTAGAGAAGATGAAGAAAGTGTACAACAGGGAGAAAGAGGTCTTGGAGTGCAAATTACTTGAAACAGAGGCTATTCTGAGAGAAACGACGGAGAGATGCGAAGTGCTTACGAACGAACTGACATCAAGTCATCGAACTGTCGAGCATCTACAGACAGAAACAGCAGCTCTTAGTGACAGATTGTCACAag gTATTGAGGAAAATGAACGACTTTATAACAGAGTAAGAGAATTCGAGGAGAAGAATGGACTTTCTGCTTCGAGGGAACGTGGAAGAAGCTTTGATTCGCTTAGTGATTTGACTAACATCGAATTGGATTTAGATTTGACTGCTTTAGACAAAGAAAG AGTCATGGAGGAGTACGATGAGTTACGAAGCCGCTTTGAGAAGGCTATCATGGAAATTCGAGCCATGAGAAAGGAATTGCGAGAAGCTCATGCCACACAAGATGATTtagaattagaaatttttgctCATAAGCAGGATGCAATTAACATCAGCGAGACAAATCAAGGACAGATTCAATTAATGGCAGCGAGAATCCAAGATTTAACTAACAAGTTAGCTGCTAGCGAAAAGCAAATTAGAACGCTGAAACAAAAGTTGACAAAAGCTGAAAGCAGAGATAAAAGAAGATCACTCTCTCTGAAAGGAAGAGAATCTTTTCAGATCTCTCAAGAGGTGGAGGACAAACTATTGGATCTAGAAAATAAGATCTGCGCTATAGAGAGAGGCAAGAGTATCAGCGCTCCTGTTTCGGTTAGTAACAGTTCGAAGGAATCGAGCCCTAATccgaaaaaagagaagagaagagaaagtaAGAATCTGGATAGAGCTAGATTGCGAAGAAAATCTTTAGACAGCGCGACAAGTTCTGAACCAATGAAAGTGTTAATCAGACTAAGTACTTTGGAAACGAAAGTAGCGAACGTTGCTGAAACCATGGCAAGTGACGCGGAGAAGGATTCCAGCGAATGTAGTGAAATCAGCGGATCCTCCGAGATATCGTTGGAGGTCCTGGCAAGGTTAAAGAAACTGGAAAGAGTAGTATCGAAGTCGAAACGGCGATTGGAGAAGTGTCTCGGCTCGACGCAAGCGGAGGACAAGGCCGAAAAATGTTTGCGCGAGGTGAATGAAATATTGGACTCGTGCTTAGAGTGTAAGAAGAATCAGGCTAGCGCTCAAATCAACGAGTCAGTAGGAGTAGTGGTATCTAGACTAGAAACTATACTTAAGGACAAACTGAGCGAACTCACAAAGAGACGGCAGTTGCTGGCGCAGGAAGGTCGGCTGGACGAGAGGGAGAAAATGAGACTCGTCGCCGAGAGAATAGCCTTCGAGTCCGTGATCCTGCGGCAGATAAAGTGCGCGCTGAACCGCACGACAGACAGAAGTGCCGTTCTGAGTGAATTGGTCGAAACTAGTCAGCTTGCCTCAAGCTTAAAACGTAAGATTCACGGAACTAAGCCCAAAACATAccaaaaaacaaattacattCAGTATCTCACTAAAGTGTTAGCAAATAAGTTAGTACTGATAGGACACTCCTCCGTACCGATGGAAACGCCGAAGGAAATTAGTGCCGCTCGCAGCGAaagtctaaattttttgctgcAGAAACAACGAGAAATTAACGAGATCATGCGGAAGTATAAAGACACAAAGTTGCGACAACTCGCGGAATCTTTGGCCGTCGAGACGCTGAGTCTGTCCGAGCAAGAAGATCTCGCAAGTAAGCAGATCAGTGGCTCGAACAAAAAGCTACTTGAAGATAGACGTATTCGCGAGGCATGGGCTTTAGCGCAAGAGACCGTGAGCAAGGAACTCGTGCAGGCCGAAGTATCCCACGTTATCATGCGTTATGGACAGTTGTATGAGCAAAACGTTACTTCAATTACGGATGTTTGCCTGAGCTTCGATAATGCGGAAAATGTTAAGCTAGAATCGTGGGTGGATGCAGCGCAAGCGCGATTGCGTCAAGAAATGGAGATTTCCATACACGAACTGTCGGAAGCTTACGAGAATTGTTTGTGTACGATGAAGAAGAACAAATTGACGACGTTTGACTCCAAGCTTGAATCCCGCCAACTGCTCACAGATTACGCCGATATAATTGCGCACAAAGCTTTAATAGATTCCAGAATCGCCCTCCTTCAGGAAACCACTCGGCAATCATCTACATCTACATTGTCTGGCGAGACTTTCGTATCTAGTCTTATCCGAAACGAAGAGATCCTTTCCTGTCTGGCAAACGACGAGGGATACGATCTTCAAAGCAATCCGATTCTTGACGCGGAATATAGTTACCTTTATCAGCGACTGACTAAAGAATGCGAGGACAAGATATCCGGGAGAAAAGAGTCGAAAGAGCAACTTAAAAATGTCAGTCAGTCATTGTTTCACTTGGAGGAGAATTTAGCTGAACTCAGTAAATGTATAAGAGACAAAACGGGCGTGAAAATTGACAATATGATTTGGCTTAAGTCAACGAGCAGCATCACAGATTGGTCTAGTGTGTGTGAAAAGTGCTTGCATTTACGAGAACAGATAAGGAAGCTGAGTGATTACATGAACAATATGTCGTGCCAGACATGCAATCAATTGCAGGAaactattcaaaaaataactaaCGAACACAAGCAGGAATTGGAGACACTCAAGCGCAATCAAGAGAGAGATCTGATGGATGTCAAGGGTGAATTGGACAACCAACGGCAATCTCTGACGACGCAATACGAGCAAGAGGCGGCCAGCTTACGCGAGAGGGCCAGAAAACTGGAGCACCGTCTCAACGCGATAGATTCCGAGCATTCGGCTCACGTGAACGAACTAAGAGCGGCCTATCAGAGATCAATAAGCGCCGAATTAGACACCGACGCCGAGACGCGAAAGCGGTACAAAGAGGAGATCAAGCAGCTACGTGCGTTATGCGAGAAAGGTTTGCTGGCTATGGAAAATTCGCATAGGCGCATTATCGCCGAGATGGAAGAGAAACATCGGCAGGAATTGGAGAACCTCAGGGTGGAGAAGGAACAGGCGCTCTCCGAAGAGACGCAGGCGACTCTGGCTGCATTGGATGCCATGAGGAAAGCGCACGAACATGAAGTGCAGAAGGAGATCGCCAAATTCAAACAGGAGTTCATCAAGCAGATGCAGGCGCGCGAAGACATCGGTGTGCTGCACAAGGAACACGA GGAGGAAATGGAGGAGATAAAGCAAGAGATTCTTTCTCTGTCCGCGAAATATTCGTCCAAGTGCGTGGAGTCTGCCGCGTTAGAGGAGAAAGTAGGGAATCTATCCAAACAACTCGCCCAGGCGCAACAGCACATCATGCAATTGGATGCGAGGAACAAGCAGCTGCGAGCGCATCTGGTATTGGAGACAAATGACAGTGGTATCAATGATACTATACAGATTCTAAGAGGTAGGGACAACGAGCTCGCCGAACCGAGGGAGGAGATGCATCGACTGCAACAACAATTCAAG AGTTGA